Part of the Chitinophagales bacterium genome is shown below.
CCGATGGATAATTTAGCAACTGATGAAGCGCAGCAGCGATAACGGTGGATGATGATCCAACCAATCCCTGGATATGTAAATGAATAGGATCTCCCTTGCCCTTTACTGAAGAGCCCAATTTAAAAGCTATATCTCTCAACCGCTCATCTGCTCCGTAAAGGTGCAGCAGTTCTAACTGGTTCACGCCGCAAAATTATGGAAAGTGCAAGATTTTTTTGCAGGGGAAATAAAAAACGTTGCTTTTATATTATCGTGAATCATTACAATTAAGGAAGAAAGTACCTTAGCCCATCAGAGTATGCTTTATAAAACACGGGGCATTGTTTTTAAAACCATAAAATTTTCCGAGACGAGTGTTGTCAGCAAAATTTATACGGAAAGATTTGGATTGCAATCCTACATAGTTAACGGAATACGGTCTCCAAAATCTAAATTTAAAGCAAGTCTCTTACAGTCGCTTTCATTACTTGACATGGAAGTATATTATCGGGAAAACAGAAACCTGAACCGGCTAAAAGAATTTCAATTTTCTCACATCTTCGCTGTACTGCCCTTCGATCTGCTGAAGAGTTCCATCGGACTGTTTATGATTGAAGTGCTGCAAAAGTCTATTCATGAAGAAGAAAAAAATACTTCATTGTTTTATTTTATTTATGAAAAAATTAAATCTCTTGATCAGAATACCAGGATACCATCAAATTTTTTAATACAATTCCTGATAGAGCTTTCCATTTATCTTGGCTTTTTCCCCAATGGAAAATTTTCCAAAGAAACACCTTACTTCGATTTAAGTGAAGGTACCTTTGTTACCTCTCACCAAAATAATGTTGCATTATTAGATTCTTCGGTTACCAAAATGCTGTCTGCACAAATTCTAAAAACACCTGTTGTAATTTCTTCCGTGCAACGAAAAATTTTACTTGATACCTTGCTGCAATATTATCAGATACACATTCCAAATTTCTCGCGTCCCAAATCGCTTCAGATTCTTGAAGAAGTATTCAGAAACTAACAGGATTTGTGATGAAGAAGATTATTACACCCACGATCTTACTGCTTTCTATAGTAAGCCTGCTCACTGACGTATCGAGTGAAATGCTGTATCCCGTAATGCCGCTGTTTCTACAATCAATCGGATTTTCAACCATTATCATTGGAGTTTTAGAAGGATTTGCAGAAGCAATAGCCGGAATAAGTAAAATTTATTTTGGCAGGATTTCAGATTCTAAGGAAAGGCGAATGCCATTTGTGCGAATGGGATATTTTTTAAGCTCCATTTCGAAGCCAATGATGGCTGTCTTTTCTTTTCCCCTGTGGATTTTTCTTGCCCGTACCATCGACCGTCTTGGAAAAGGAATTCGTACCGGCGCACGTGATGCAATTCTTTCCGATGAAACCACTCCAGAAAATAAAGGCACCGTCTTCGGCTTCCATCGGGCCCTGGATACGTCGGGTGCTGCCCTCGGACCATTTGTAGCCTTAATCTTTCTACAATATCATCCAGGTAAATATGCCCCCCTTTTCCTTATAGCTTTTATACCGGCAACATTAAGCTTGCTCTTAACATTAGTTATAAGAGAAAGGCATAAAACAATCATTATTGAAAAGGGCAAATCATCTCCCGCTGAAAAATTCTTTTACTGGCGGAATTCTTCGTTATCCTTTCGCAAGCTAATGGTTGCATTACTTTTTTTCGGATTAATAAACAGCTCTGACGTTTTTCTTTTGCTTCGCGCAAAAACAGTTGCAGGAAATGATTCTTCCGTATTAATCATTTATATCTTTTACAACATTGTATTTGCTTTATTCTCTCTGCCGGCAGGAAGACTTTCTGATAAAATAGGAATGAAAAAAATGATTACAGCCGGCTTCATAATTTTTGCCGTGGCGTATGGAGGAATGGCCTTCACCCAAAACATGGTTGCAATAGCCATTATGTTTTTTTTATATGGCATCTATGCTGCTGCAACAGAAGGCATATCAAAAGCCTTGATCAGCAATATTGTTCCAAAAAGTGAAACAGCAAGTGCAATTGGGTTTTACACAGGTTGGAATTCGATTGCTGCGCTTATTGCAAGCTCTGTGGCAGGAATAATATGGTATAAGGTATCTCCTGAAGCAACTTTTGCATTAAGTGCCGCTGGTGCAATGCTCACAGCAATACTCCTCGGCAGCATGTCGCTTAAGGAAAGAAGTGCTGTCAGATAAT
Proteins encoded:
- the recO gene encoding DNA repair protein RecO, which codes for MLYKTRGIVFKTIKFSETSVVSKIYTERFGLQSYIVNGIRSPKSKFKASLLQSLSLLDMEVYYRENRNLNRLKEFQFSHIFAVLPFDLLKSSIGLFMIEVLQKSIHEEEKNTSLFYFIYEKIKSLDQNTRIPSNFLIQFLIELSIYLGFFPNGKFSKETPYFDLSEGTFVTSHQNNVALLDSSVTKMLSAQILKTPVVISSVQRKILLDTLLQYYQIHIPNFSRPKSLQILEEVFRN
- a CDS encoding MFS transporter; protein product: MKKIITPTILLLSIVSLLTDVSSEMLYPVMPLFLQSIGFSTIIIGVLEGFAEAIAGISKIYFGRISDSKERRMPFVRMGYFLSSISKPMMAVFSFPLWIFLARTIDRLGKGIRTGARDAILSDETTPENKGTVFGFHRALDTSGAALGPFVALIFLQYHPGKYAPLFLIAFIPATLSLLLTLVIRERHKTIIIEKGKSSPAEKFFYWRNSSLSFRKLMVALLFFGLINSSDVFLLLRAKTVAGNDSSVLIIYIFYNIVFALFSLPAGRLSDKIGMKKMITAGFIIFAVAYGGMAFTQNMVAIAIMFFLYGIYAAATEGISKALISNIVPKSETASAIGFYTGWNSIAALIASSVAGIIWYKVSPEATFALSAAGAMLTAILLGSMSLKERSAVR